One segment of Paraburkholderia sp. PREW-6R DNA contains the following:
- a CDS encoding MurR/RpiR family transcriptional regulator — protein sequence MPTAFAQTVEARFAELTPTSKRVASYMLANLDRLGLETADQIAQQAGTSGISVGRFLRSIGYRNLDDLKRELRGTQERPWMITDRLDAFRRASGHHDHTTAAENGAAPPNAALAHSLELELGAIQHVYQLAQTPVFARVAERISNADAVYILGIQSTRGISNAFYSYLEYIRARVFYSDGMSGSYVDSLNSEFESPYLIVTDTRAYSKVARRYCEAATQRGLPFALVTDIYCPWAREFDGDLLQVKTDVGQFWDSLAPLTCLFNLLISAIVERLGPGIDGRVARNRELQSEFDQFDL from the coding sequence ATGCCGACTGCTTTCGCTCAAACCGTCGAAGCCCGTTTTGCCGAACTCACGCCCACCTCCAAACGCGTTGCCAGCTATATGCTGGCCAACCTCGACCGGCTCGGTCTCGAAACCGCCGACCAGATCGCGCAACAGGCCGGCACGAGCGGCATCTCGGTAGGCCGCTTTCTGCGCAGCATCGGCTACCGGAATCTCGACGACCTGAAGCGCGAACTGCGCGGCACGCAGGAGCGTCCATGGATGATTACCGACCGGCTCGACGCGTTCCGCCGGGCCTCGGGCCATCACGACCACACGACGGCTGCTGAAAACGGTGCAGCGCCACCGAACGCCGCGCTCGCGCATTCGCTCGAACTCGAACTCGGCGCGATCCAGCACGTGTACCAGCTCGCGCAAACCCCCGTCTTCGCGCGAGTGGCCGAACGGATTTCGAACGCGGACGCCGTCTATATTCTCGGCATTCAATCCACACGCGGCATCAGCAATGCGTTCTACAGCTACCTCGAATACATCCGTGCGCGCGTTTTCTATTCCGACGGCATGTCCGGCTCGTATGTCGACTCATTGAATTCGGAATTCGAGTCGCCTTATCTGATCGTGACCGACACGCGCGCCTACTCGAAGGTCGCACGCCGCTATTGCGAAGCGGCAACGCAACGCGGTCTGCCCTTCGCGCTCGTCACCGACATCTACTGCCCGTGGGCGCGCGAGTTCGACGGCGACCTGCTGCAGGTGAAAACCGACGTCGGCCAGTTCTGGGATTCGCTTGCACCGCTCACGTGCCTCTTCAACCTGCTGATCTCCGCGATCGTCGAACGCCTCGGCCCCGGCATCGACGGGCGGGTGGCCCGCAACCGGGAGCTGCAAAGCGAATTCGACCAGTTCGACCTTTGA
- the ddpX gene encoding D-alanyl-D-alanine dipeptidase, which produces MTDHRLIEITPATHGVDIDLVYATDRNLTGRPIYRAAHCLLLEPAEAALRRAVELAAQIGMTLRIFDAYRPPQAQQVLWDFLPDPTYVADLSRGSNHSRGTALDLTLLDAQGDELDMGTGFDAMTIASEHFHAGLPVQVQRNRMLLLGVMHGAGFTHIKAEWWHYELPGSRALPVIDNSESGPLRLM; this is translated from the coding sequence ATGACCGACCATCGACTCATCGAGATCACGCCCGCCACGCACGGGGTGGACATCGACCTCGTCTACGCGACAGACCGCAACCTGACGGGCAGGCCGATCTACCGGGCCGCCCATTGCCTGCTGCTCGAACCCGCCGAAGCCGCACTGCGCCGCGCGGTCGAACTGGCGGCGCAGATCGGCATGACCTTGCGTATCTTCGACGCCTACCGGCCGCCGCAAGCACAGCAGGTACTCTGGGACTTCCTGCCCGATCCCACCTATGTGGCCGACCTGAGCCGCGGCTCGAATCATAGTCGCGGCACCGCGCTCGATCTGACGCTGCTCGACGCGCAAGGCGACGAACTCGATATGGGCACCGGCTTCGATGCGATGACGATCGCCTCCGAGCATTTTCATGCGGGCTTGCCCGTGCAGGTACAGCGCAACCGCATGCTTCTGCTCGGCGTCATGCATGGCGCAGGCTTCACGCATATCAAGGCGGAATGGTGGCACTACGAATTGCCGGGTTCACGGGCGTTGCCGGTGATCGACAACAGCGAGAGCGGACCGCTGCGGTTGATGTAA
- a CDS encoding N-acetyltransferase family protein has translation MSITRSNHSPDTAAPPLSAPLIRDAEDNDLPAIQAIYAHHVLTGVASFEETPPGVDELRSRLASVRSHGLPYMVADIDGEVAGYCYATPYRPRAAYRNTIEDSIYVSDAYRGRGLGRVLLQALIERCESGPWRQMVAVIADGGSGGSLSLHTQLGFELIGTLKAVGFKHGRWLDTTLMQRTLGRGDSTPPDDVGRSPGQGAALK, from the coding sequence ATGAGCATCACGCGCTCCAACCATTCCCCTGATACTGCCGCCCCGCCGCTGAGCGCGCCATTGATTCGCGATGCCGAGGACAACGACCTGCCCGCGATCCAGGCGATCTACGCGCACCATGTGCTGACCGGCGTGGCGTCGTTCGAAGAAACCCCGCCTGGCGTCGATGAACTGCGCTCACGGCTCGCGTCGGTACGCAGTCATGGGCTGCCGTATATGGTCGCCGACATCGACGGCGAGGTCGCAGGCTATTGCTACGCCACGCCGTATCGCCCACGCGCCGCGTATCGCAACACCATCGAAGATTCAATCTACGTGAGCGACGCTTATCGCGGACGCGGTCTGGGCCGCGTGCTTCTGCAGGCGCTCATCGAGCGCTGCGAGTCAGGACCGTGGCGCCAGATGGTGGCCGTGATCGCCGACGGCGGTAGCGGCGGTTCGCTCTCGTTGCACACGCAGTTGGGCTTCGAACTGATCGGCACATTGAAAGCCGTCGGCTTCAAACATGGCCGCTGGCTCGATACCACGTTGATGCAACGGACGCTGGGCCGCGGCGACTCGACACCGCCAGACGATGTCGGGCGCTCGCCCGGCCAGGGCGCCGCGTTAAAATAA
- a CDS encoding MerR family transcriptional regulator: MPNTPPPVPPSSTAELPAADAPRNEYTVDELARVTDTTVRNVRAYQDRGLLAPPEKRGRVGVYDDTHVSRLKLINHLLTRGYTLANIQDLIMAVDEGHDLRAILGLETAIGGRWSRERPKKYSLIELLQMFGDKASPGALGKAVDLGLLEREGLSFVSGSPAALAAGATLAKEGIPLADLLDAVAIARPHFHAVAKALVDLVVRQLDRYDADALPPPADVPALVDAIWRVRPLAMVLVETEMNRALEEASGDYLGDRVAAIMARKLGHARESSSAEHSAVRSTVKKGKPSA; the protein is encoded by the coding sequence ATGCCCAACACGCCGCCTCCCGTGCCGCCCTCTTCCACTGCTGAGCTGCCCGCAGCGGACGCGCCGCGCAACGAATACACCGTCGATGAACTCGCACGCGTGACGGATACCACGGTGCGCAACGTGCGCGCGTATCAGGACCGTGGCCTGCTCGCGCCGCCGGAGAAACGCGGTCGTGTCGGCGTCTATGACGACACGCACGTGTCGCGTCTGAAACTGATCAACCATCTGCTCACGCGCGGCTACACGCTCGCGAACATCCAGGACCTCATCATGGCCGTCGACGAAGGCCACGATCTGCGCGCCATTCTTGGACTGGAAACGGCGATCGGCGGCCGCTGGTCGCGCGAGCGGCCCAAAAAATACTCGCTGATCGAACTGCTGCAGATGTTCGGCGACAAGGCATCGCCGGGCGCGCTCGGCAAGGCGGTCGATCTCGGCTTGCTGGAGCGCGAAGGGTTGTCGTTCGTGTCGGGCAGCCCTGCGGCGCTCGCGGCGGGCGCCACGCTCGCGAAAGAAGGCATCCCGCTCGCCGATCTGCTCGACGCCGTCGCGATCGCACGGCCGCATTTTCACGCGGTCGCGAAGGCGCTCGTCGATCTGGTGGTGCGCCAGTTGGACCGTTACGACGCCGACGCTTTGCCACCGCCGGCCGATGTTCCCGCGCTCGTCGATGCGATCTGGCGCGTGCGGCCCCTTGCGATGGTGCTGGTCGAAACCGAAATGAACCGGGCACTGGAAGAAGCGTCCGGCGATTATCTCGGCGACCGTGTCGCGGCCATCATGGCCAGAAAGCTCGGGCATGCTCGTGAAAGCTCGTCGGCGGAACACAGCGCGGTTCGATCCACCGTGAAGAAGGGCAAGCCTTCCGCGTAG
- a CDS encoding sulfonate ABC transporter substrate-binding protein, which translates to MGRSNRLSLHVGAALLAVLSPLTSPGAQAQASGGEPSKTLRIGYQKSGLLAVLKAQGSLDDKLKSLGYSIKWFEFPAGPQLLEALNANSIDFGYTGAPPPVFAQAGGVRFVYVGAEPSGRHAEAILVKSDSPLRQVADLKGKSVALQKGSSSNYLLLEALKKAGLQYEDVHAVYLPPADARAAFESGKVDAWVIWDPYYASAQQALKARTLADYSELNGPYNFYEATRDFAQQHPDVIGAILGQLRTAGLWVNAHPKETSALIAPKVGLDPQLVETWVRRYPYGTTAVTDEIARSQQSVADAFYGAHLIPQKVTVKDNVWQNRDVTSALAAK; encoded by the coding sequence ATGGGCCGTTCAAATCGACTTTCGCTTCACGTGGGCGCCGCGCTGCTCGCGGTGTTGTCCCCACTCACGTCGCCTGGCGCGCAGGCTCAGGCGAGCGGCGGCGAGCCGTCGAAAACGTTGCGGATCGGGTATCAGAAGTCCGGGCTCCTTGCCGTCCTCAAGGCCCAAGGCTCGCTCGACGACAAGCTGAAGTCGCTCGGCTATAGCATCAAGTGGTTCGAATTCCCCGCCGGTCCGCAACTGCTCGAAGCGCTGAACGCAAACAGTATCGATTTCGGCTATACCGGCGCGCCGCCGCCCGTCTTCGCGCAGGCCGGCGGCGTGCGCTTTGTCTACGTTGGCGCGGAACCGTCGGGCCGGCACGCCGAGGCGATCCTCGTGAAAAGCGATTCGCCTTTGCGCCAGGTCGCGGACCTGAAGGGCAAGAGCGTGGCCTTGCAAAAGGGTTCGAGTTCGAACTACCTGCTGCTCGAAGCGCTCAAGAAAGCCGGCCTGCAATACGAAGATGTTCACGCGGTCTACTTGCCGCCCGCGGACGCGCGCGCGGCGTTCGAAAGCGGCAAGGTGGACGCGTGGGTGATCTGGGACCCGTACTACGCTTCCGCGCAACAGGCGCTGAAGGCGCGCACGCTTGCCGACTATTCGGAACTCAACGGCCCCTACAACTTTTACGAAGCGACGCGCGACTTCGCTCAACAGCATCCGGATGTGATCGGCGCGATTCTCGGTCAGTTGCGCACGGCCGGCCTGTGGGTCAACGCACACCCGAAGGAAACTTCCGCGCTGATTGCGCCGAAGGTTGGACTCGACCCGCAACTGGTCGAAACCTGGGTGCGCCGTTATCCGTACGGGACCACTGCCGTGACCGACGAAATCGCGCGTTCGCAGCAGAGCGTCGCGGACGCTTTCTATGGCGCGCATCTGATTCCGCAAAAAGTCACGGTGAAGGACAACGTCTGGCAAAACCGTGATGTGACGAGCGCGCTCGCCGCGAAGTAA
- a CDS encoding NAD(P)/FAD-dependent oxidoreductase, producing the protein MNARTMLHDPTTPRDSAPVHTDLAIIGSGFAGLGMAIRLRQVGITDFLVAEKADSVGGTWRDNHYPGCACDVQSHVYSFSFAPNPRWSRLFARQPEIRAYLEACTQRFGVQRHLRFGHELATAVYDDTLHRWQLTFANGQQWSARVLISGMGGLSRAALPDIAGIENFKGKAFHSQHWDHAYSLEGKRVAVIGTGASAIQFVPQIAPRVAHLDLFQRTPPWIMPKADRPVKPLEQWLFTHLPFTQQILRSALYWMLESRAIGFAIHPSLMKTAQKAAERHLRRQVSDPQLRETLTPRYTMGCKRILISNDYFPAVSRKNVSVITAGIARVEEDAIVTADGVRHPADCIIFGTGFQVAAPFAPGVVRGRGGVDIVDTWRDGAHAYLGTALPGYPNFFMIVGPNTGLGHNSMVFMIESQVEYILRALQTINAGRVAAIEVRPHVERAYNERIQQKLGRAIWSTGGCTSWYLDPKTGRNTTLWPGFAYRFRQAARTFRMTDYLAYVPAPRAVNAPTDSPQPVQAGGHAARTSVEAS; encoded by the coding sequence ATGAACGCACGCACGATGCTGCACGACCCCACTACGCCCCGCGACTCCGCGCCTGTCCATACCGATCTCGCGATCATCGGCTCGGGGTTTGCCGGGCTCGGCATGGCGATCCGGCTTCGGCAAGTTGGCATCACCGACTTTCTCGTGGCCGAAAAAGCGGATTCTGTCGGCGGCACGTGGCGCGACAATCATTACCCGGGCTGCGCGTGCGACGTCCAATCGCACGTCTATTCGTTTTCTTTCGCTCCGAATCCTCGCTGGTCGCGCCTGTTCGCGCGCCAGCCCGAAATTCGCGCGTACCTCGAAGCATGCACGCAACGCTTCGGCGTGCAGCGTCATCTGCGCTTCGGTCATGAACTCGCGACGGCCGTGTACGACGACACGCTGCATCGCTGGCAACTCACGTTCGCGAACGGTCAGCAATGGTCGGCGCGCGTGCTGATTTCCGGCATGGGCGGTCTGTCGCGCGCGGCACTCCCCGACATCGCCGGTATCGAAAACTTCAAGGGCAAGGCGTTTCATTCGCAACACTGGGACCATGCGTATTCGCTCGAAGGCAAACGCGTCGCCGTGATCGGCACCGGCGCGAGCGCCATCCAGTTCGTGCCGCAGATCGCGCCGCGCGTTGCGCATCTCGACCTGTTCCAGCGCACGCCGCCGTGGATCATGCCGAAGGCCGACCGCCCGGTGAAGCCGCTTGAACAATGGCTCTTCACACACCTGCCGTTCACGCAGCAGATCCTGCGCTCGGCGCTTTACTGGATGCTCGAATCGCGCGCCATCGGCTTTGCCATTCATCCTTCGTTGATGAAGACAGCGCAGAAGGCCGCGGAGCGCCATTTGCGCCGGCAGGTGAGCGACCCGCAGTTGCGCGAAACGCTCACGCCGCGCTATACGATGGGCTGCAAGCGCATTCTCATTTCGAACGACTACTTCCCCGCCGTGTCCCGGAAGAACGTTTCGGTGATCACCGCCGGCATTGCCCGCGTCGAGGAAGACGCGATCGTGACGGCCGACGGTGTGCGTCATCCAGCGGACTGCATTATTTTCGGCACCGGGTTTCAGGTGGCGGCCCCGTTTGCGCCGGGCGTCGTGCGCGGACGCGGCGGCGTGGATATCGTCGACACATGGCGCGACGGCGCGCATGCGTATCTGGGGACCGCTTTACCTGGTTATCCGAATTTTTTCATGATCGTCGGCCCGAATACCGGGCTCGGCCACAACTCGATGGTCTTCATGATCGAATCGCAGGTCGAGTACATCCTGCGTGCGCTGCAGACGATAAACGCCGGGCGCGTCGCCGCAATCGAAGTGCGCCCGCACGTGGAACGCGCTTACAACGAGCGGATCCAGCAGAAACTCGGCCGCGCTATCTGGTCGACAGGCGGTTGCACAAGCTGGTATCTCGACCCGAAAACCGGCAGGAACACGACGTTGTGGCCAGGATTTGCGTACAGATTCCGCCAGGCGGCCCGCACGTTCAGGATGACCGATTACCTCGCGTACGTGCCTGCGCCCCGCGCGGTGAATGCGCCTACCGACTCGCCACAACCGGTGCAGGCAGGCGGCCATGCCGCCCGGACTTCCGTAGAGGCATCCTGA
- a CDS encoding SDR family NAD(P)-dependent oxidoreductase — translation MKHFTDRVAAITGAGSGMGRSLAIQLAREGCHLALADRNAASLADTAQLAQAAAPRIVGAPLRVTTRVLDVSDRAAMFDWAAATAAQHRRVNMVFNNAGVALSSTIEGMDYADLEWIVGINFWGVVHGTKAFLPYLKASGEGHIVNTSSVFGLFSQPGMSGYNATKFAVRAFTEALRQELDLMKCGVSATCVHPGGIRTNIAQSSRVAPSMVGFMLKNEQQGKDDFEKLFITPADEAARVILEGVRRNRRRVLIGRDARAADWLARTLPAAYQVLVVIQARRMIRIADKRARRTAQVDGKRA, via the coding sequence ATGAAGCACTTCACCGACAGAGTCGCCGCCATTACCGGCGCGGGCTCGGGCATGGGCCGTTCCCTCGCGATCCAGCTCGCGCGCGAAGGCTGCCATCTCGCGCTCGCGGATCGCAACGCCGCAAGCCTTGCCGACACCGCGCAACTCGCGCAGGCTGCCGCGCCGCGGATCGTGGGCGCACCGCTGCGCGTCACGACGCGCGTGCTCGATGTCTCGGATCGCGCGGCCATGTTCGATTGGGCCGCCGCAACAGCCGCTCAGCATCGGCGTGTGAACATGGTGTTCAACAACGCGGGCGTCGCGCTATCCAGCACGATCGAAGGGATGGATTATGCGGACCTGGAATGGATCGTCGGCATCAACTTCTGGGGCGTCGTACACGGGACGAAAGCGTTTTTGCCGTACCTCAAGGCCTCGGGCGAAGGGCATATCGTCAATACGTCGAGCGTATTCGGGTTGTTTTCACAGCCGGGCATGAGCGGCTACAACGCGACGAAATTCGCCGTGCGGGCTTTTACCGAAGCGCTGCGCCAGGAACTCGACCTGATGAAGTGCGGCGTGTCGGCGACCTGCGTGCATCCGGGCGGCATCCGCACGAACATCGCGCAGTCGAGCCGCGTCGCGCCGAGTATGGTCGGCTTCATGCTGAAAAACGAGCAGCAAGGCAAGGACGACTTCGAGAAGCTTTTCATCACACCCGCAGACGAAGCCGCGCGCGTGATTCTCGAAGGCGTTCGCAGGAACAGGCGGCGTGTGCTGATCGGCCGCGATGCGCGCGCTGCCGACTGGCTCGCGCGCACGTTGCCGGCCGCCTATCAGGTACTCGTCGTCATACAGGCGCGCCGGATGATACGCATTGCCGACAAACGCGCGCGACGCACGGCGCAGGTCGACGGCAAGCGCGCTTGA